Proteins encoded within one genomic window of Ammonifex degensii KC4:
- a CDS encoding FmdE family protein gives MENRSDWEKVVEFHGHACPGLAIGYRVAKAALRELAEKKAEDEELVAIVENDACGVDAIQVLTGCTIGKGNLIYRDHGKHVFTFGCRRTGKALRISVKGSVWQHRNPEEEAEYRQLRARVFGGEATDEEKTRFYSFQQKKTEEILSLPEEELFNMQWVDMELPPKARIFNSVTCAFCGEPVAEVRARIREGKPACIPCSLEYSRGW, from the coding sequence GTGGAAAACAGAAGCGACTGGGAAAAGGTGGTGGAGTTTCACGGGCACGCCTGCCCGGGGCTGGCGATAGGCTACCGGGTGGCTAAGGCAGCTCTGCGAGAGCTGGCCGAGAAAAAAGCCGAGGACGAGGAACTGGTGGCCATAGTGGAAAACGACGCCTGCGGCGTGGACGCCATCCAGGTACTCACCGGCTGCACCATAGGTAAAGGCAACCTCATCTACCGGGATCACGGCAAGCACGTTTTTACTTTTGGCTGCCGCCGGACGGGCAAGGCCCTGCGCATAAGCGTCAAGGGGAGCGTGTGGCAACACCGCAACCCGGAGGAAGAGGCGGAGTACCGGCAGTTACGCGCGCGGGTCTTCGGCGGCGAGGCCACGGACGAAGAAAAGACCCGTTTTTACTCCTTCCAGCAGAAGAAGACCGAGGAGATCCTGAGCCTTCCAGAAGAAGAGCTTTTCAACATGCAATGGGTGGATATGGAGCTACCCCCGAAGGCTCGGATCTTCAACTCGGTGACCTGTGCCTTCTGCGGCGAGCCGGTGGCGGAAGTGCGGGCCCGCATCCGGGAAGGAAAACCGGCCTGTATCCCTTGCTCGCTTGAATACAGCCGAGGCTGGTAA
- a CDS encoding formate dehydrogenase accessory protein FdhE: protein MARDNFFPPQLITFYRELEKMAVPEDKWQVEEAKLKTWNGKEPLVKEAPPEIDPEFFLAFTAKVFDLLQKHLPDLGPGLELVKTNLPENLEEVKRLAQALCQRDPIAITWLKDPASVPPDVFGFAFSHVTRLLLGAYTRKVRGSVNFSSWERGECPVCGAKPLLARLKRTGERFLYCGVCGMEWRFVRVTCPFCGNDSPGELGFWEGAEGYRADVCYRCRAYLKTVDERKHPEEGASLFWEDIKTVALDFAMLGKGFQNKAFTAS, encoded by the coding sequence TTGGCTCGTGATAATTTCTTTCCGCCGCAACTCATCACCTTCTACCGCGAGTTAGAAAAGATGGCGGTGCCGGAAGATAAGTGGCAGGTAGAAGAAGCGAAACTCAAAACCTGGAATGGAAAAGAACCGCTGGTAAAAGAAGCCCCGCCGGAGATCGACCCCGAATTTTTTCTTGCTTTTACCGCCAAGGTATTCGATCTTTTGCAAAAACACCTGCCTGACCTGGGGCCGGGGCTGGAGCTCGTGAAGACCAACCTTCCGGAAAACCTCGAGGAGGTAAAGCGGCTGGCGCAAGCTTTGTGCCAGCGGGACCCCATAGCCATAACTTGGCTCAAGGACCCGGCCAGCGTACCGCCTGACGTCTTTGGCTTTGCCTTCAGCCACGTGACGCGGCTTCTCCTCGGTGCCTATACCCGCAAGGTGCGCGGATCGGTGAATTTCTCTTCCTGGGAAAGGGGGGAATGCCCGGTCTGCGGGGCCAAACCCCTGCTGGCCAGGCTCAAGCGCACGGGCGAGCGCTTCCTTTACTGTGGCGTCTGTGGTATGGAGTGGCGGTTTGTCCGCGTGACCTGTCCCTTCTGCGGCAACGACTCTCCTGGGGAGCTTGGCTTCTGGGAAGGAGCTGAGGGATACCGGGCCGACGTCTGCTACCGATGCCGGGCTTACCTCAAGACAGTGGATGAAAGGAAGCACCCTGAAGAGGGAGCCAGTCTTTTCTGGGAGGATATAAAGACGGTGGCGCTTGATTTTGCCATGTTGGGGAAGGGGTTTCAGAACAAGGCCTTTACTGCTTCTTAA
- the nrfD gene encoding NrfD/PsrC family molybdoenzyme membrane anchor subunit has translation MAKAAAYGGSWARDYDDIFERKWSFRMTPWRAIGFAIVGVMLFAAIYRLIFGLGAATNLNDRWPWGLWIGFDVLTGVALAGGGFTTCFLVHVLHIKDWKPIARATALTSLIGYLLVLGGLFLDIGRWYNFWRPFLVYAGSWHSVLFEVFWCVSLYTVVQLLEFGHIVFERVKSPGFKRFFDAILVPMYIFGIILPTLHQSSLGSLYLVAVNRLDPLWWSILIPVFFLLSAVFVGPAMATVEGSLAAAAYRREFELDVLQSFVRVSAVVMSVYLLLKGIDLVYRGQIGHLFDGSFTSNMFLLEIVGGVIIPLIMYLIPSVRRSKAGLITASALVVAGVIFNRFNVVFTGMAKWANAPYFPSWMELSVSIGLVTLGILAYCFVVENFPVLYDEHRHKYVPVR, from the coding sequence ATGGCGAAGGCCGCTGCGTACGGCGGAAGCTGGGCGCGTGACTACGACGACATTTTCGAGCGCAAATGGTCTTTCCGCATGACCCCCTGGCGGGCCATAGGATTCGCCATCGTGGGAGTAATGCTGTTCGCAGCAATCTACCGTTTAATCTTCGGTTTAGGTGCTGCCACCAATCTCAACGACCGCTGGCCCTGGGGTCTGTGGATCGGGTTCGACGTGCTGACCGGTGTTGCTTTGGCAGGCGGTGGCTTCACCACCTGCTTTCTGGTGCACGTCCTGCACATTAAAGACTGGAAGCCCATCGCCCGTGCTACGGCTTTAACTTCCCTCATCGGTTACCTCCTGGTTCTAGGAGGCCTCTTCCTGGATATCGGTCGCTGGTACAACTTCTGGCGTCCTTTCCTGGTCTACGCGGGAAGCTGGCATTCGGTACTCTTCGAAGTGTTCTGGTGCGTGTCGCTTTACACCGTGGTGCAGCTTCTGGAGTTCGGGCACATCGTCTTTGAGCGGGTTAAGTCCCCCGGTTTCAAGCGCTTCTTCGATGCCATCCTGGTACCGATGTATATCTTCGGTATAATTCTGCCTACCCTGCACCAGTCTTCGCTCGGTTCCCTCTACCTGGTGGCGGTTAACCGGCTCGATCCTCTCTGGTGGTCCATCCTTATCCCGGTTTTCTTCCTCCTCTCGGCCGTCTTCGTCGGACCGGCCATGGCCACGGTGGAGGGATCTCTGGCGGCGGCTGCCTACCGGCGCGAGTTCGAGCTTGACGTTCTGCAGAGCTTCGTCCGGGTAAGTGCCGTGGTGATGTCCGTTTACCTCCTCCTTAAGGGGATCGACCTCGTCTATCGCGGTCAGATCGGGCACCTCTTCGACGGCTCCTTCACCAGCAACATGTTCCTCCTGGAAATCGTAGGCGGAGTGATCATCCCGCTAATCATGTACCTCATACCCAGCGTGCGGCGCTCCAAAGCCGGGCTCATCACCGCTTCGGCGCTGGTGGTAGCCGGGGTGATATTCAACCGCTTTAATGTGGTCTTCACCGGCATGGCCAAGTGGGCCAACGCTCCTTACTTCCCCTCCTGGATGGAGCTCTCAGTATCGATCGGGCTGGTGACCCTGGGGATTTTGGCTTACTGCTTCGTGGTGGAGAACTTCCCGGTGCTTTATGACGAGCATCGGCACAAGTACGTTCCCGTCCGCTAG
- a CDS encoding 4Fe-4S dicluster domain-containing protein: MSYALLFDVTKCIGCRACQVACKEYNRLPLDDKRDRRYPRETWDKQAPLTANTWLRINAHLVEKDGRVEWRFVRRSCFHCQYPACESACFAHAFYKTPEGPVLYHAYRCVGCRYCMLACPFGIPKYQWNEVFPEVRKCIMCYKRVNQGAPPACVGACPTGAITFGDRDAMLNEAHRRIEESPERYVNYVYGEKEVGGTSLFYISDVPFEKLGLPTIERGEIGTEPIPHITHRVLKWTLPIAFTWGAVLTALYFATRQKGEEGH; this comes from the coding sequence ATGAGTTACGCTCTTCTTTTTGACGTCACCAAGTGCATAGGCTGCCGAGCCTGCCAGGTGGCGTGCAAGGAGTACAACCGGCTTCCCCTGGACGACAAGCGCGATCGGCGCTATCCCAGGGAGACGTGGGACAAACAGGCGCCGCTGACGGCCAACACCTGGCTCCGTATTAACGCCCACCTGGTGGAGAAGGACGGCAGGGTAGAGTGGCGGTTCGTACGCCGTTCCTGTTTCCACTGCCAGTACCCAGCTTGTGAATCCGCCTGTTTCGCCCACGCCTTCTACAAGACCCCTGAAGGCCCGGTTCTTTACCACGCCTACCGCTGCGTCGGTTGCCGCTACTGCATGCTGGCCTGTCCCTTCGGCATTCCTAAATATCAGTGGAACGAAGTCTTCCCCGAAGTCCGGAAGTGCATCATGTGCTACAAGCGGGTAAACCAAGGAGCACCGCCAGCCTGCGTGGGGGCCTGCCCGACAGGGGCAATAACCTTCGGCGACCGGGACGCCATGCTCAACGAAGCTCACCGGCGCATAGAAGAGAGCCCGGAGCGCTACGTCAACTACGTGTACGGGGAGAAGGAAGTGGGTGGAACTTCGCTTTTCTATATATCCGACGTACCCTTTGAAAAGCTGGGTCTGCCCACTATAGAGCGCGGTGAGATCGGCACGGAGCCCATTCCCCATATTACCCATCGGGTACTCAAGTGGACTCTTCCCATTGCCTTTACCTGGGGAGCAGTGCTCACAGCTTTGTACTTTGCTACCCGACAGAAGGGCGAAGAGGGGCACTAA
- a CDS encoding molybdopterin oxidoreductase Fe4S4 region, translating to MKKVSRRDFLRSLGGILSGILWAEEEGEAQEKEELTEKKEYPALCPFCTKGCGLIFTVRKERILGFEGDPDHPANAGRVCDEGLERLRSYLEAQNWSSPLLYCQSGTEKWEVREWTQAWPEIVSWLKERGPVAFFWRQELFSNEESFLLAQVLNKLGAAGRREGFNLSWDGWFPPSIDKTSIFKRKGVLIWGGDLLPDEPEEEVEWLVLGDWLLSELYLETLRGKVRRSFPRAEVYLLPLASPWSREGSWISSGRWVQWVEKAVPPRENERAPLWLWERLWREMGWEEREFSAQALAQEISRTDTPLKGYWEGGLLRRRRLKGEEWGFPLLAK from the coding sequence GTGAAGAAGGTCTCGCGCCGCGACTTCCTGCGCAGCTTAGGCGGTATTTTGAGCGGAATTCTTTGGGCGGAGGAAGAAGGGGAAGCTCAGGAGAAAGAGGAGCTGACGGAGAAAAAGGAGTACCCAGCCCTCTGTCCTTTCTGTACCAAAGGCTGCGGCTTAATCTTCACCGTACGTAAAGAGAGAATCCTGGGCTTTGAGGGCGACCCCGACCACCCGGCCAACGCCGGCAGGGTTTGCGACGAGGGACTGGAGCGTCTGCGATCTTATCTGGAAGCGCAAAACTGGTCTTCCCCACTCTTGTATTGCCAGTCTGGCACGGAGAAGTGGGAGGTTAGGGAGTGGACTCAGGCTTGGCCGGAGATAGTTTCCTGGCTAAAAGAGCGGGGACCAGTAGCCTTCTTTTGGCGTCAGGAGCTTTTTTCTAATGAAGAGAGTTTTCTTTTGGCCCAGGTTCTAAACAAGCTGGGGGCGGCCGGCAGGCGGGAGGGATTTAACCTTTCCTGGGACGGCTGGTTCCCCCCAAGCATCGATAAAACATCTATTTTCAAGCGGAAAGGAGTACTAATCTGGGGAGGTGATCTCCTGCCGGACGAGCCGGAAGAAGAGGTGGAGTGGCTGGTATTAGGTGACTGGCTCCTGAGCGAGCTCTACCTAGAAACCCTGCGGGGAAAGGTGCGCCGTTCCTTCCCGCGGGCTGAAGTCTATCTTCTTCCCTTGGCCTCTCCTTGGAGCCGTGAGGGATCCTGGATCAGCTCCGGACGCTGGGTACAGTGGGTGGAAAAAGCTGTTCCTCCGCGGGAAAACGAGAGGGCTCCTTTGTGGCTCTGGGAGCGTCTTTGGCGGGAGATGGGCTGGGAAGAGAGGGAATTTTCGGCTCAAGCTTTGGCCCAGGAAATAAGCCGCACTGATACCCCGCTTAAGGGTTACTGGGAAGGGGGCTTGCTCAGGCGCCGCCGGTTGAAAGGCGAGGAATGGGGATTCCCGCTGCTAGCGAAATAG
- a CDS encoding HD domain-containing phosphohydrolase — translation MERGKLMQYYEALKQVDLQRLQDSMSQALGLKAVITYPDGQPLTKISNPCPFCTLLNANPEGRARCAASRVISARAATDAGKMVLSTCYAGLVYLAVPLQVAEEVVAVLVGGGVVLKPLAEEAVAELARKTGIDREELLAAAKTIPVWAEGRLWAAMEMIQAVTETVAQLLYTRQELQKKVDELTTLFEFSKAVSGSLQVAEVARKALQAVLELTGATSGSVIMLQEAAPGVPLEPEVAATLEPSSNLKAIPSGEIIAAVRREAIAAHFESRPGGDTSEEKRPAVAVPLTVGGKVTGVLTLAGKPGGQRFTEEEATFLATLGTVLGLALENARLFQKVQERAAMLERLIEVGQVLSSHLDVDQVLESVLASVRDLLGAQWCLLRLLDEETGELVLRASLGISPELQKEIVRVRPEGNLLGKVLQTGKPVIVGDLATSEPDMRPPHYAAEMRSLISVPVRVGKKILGTLTVCHPTPHHWKEEEVGYLATIASQTGLALENARLYSSLREYYLSIVQALVAALEARDVYTKGHSVRVAKWARSCARILGLSAEEQEQVYLAGLLHDLGKIGVREDILLKAGPLTPEERKEMQRHPEIGARILEPARFPAEVILAVRHHHEDYGGGGYPAGLQGEEIPLLARIIRVADAYDAMTSARPYRKALTPEKAREELKRCAGRQFDPRVVDAFLRIPQEEMEDVSGGGGTLLDLLGEILFLLRRPHKQSSRLG, via the coding sequence ATGGAAAGAGGGAAATTAATGCAATACTACGAAGCACTGAAGCAGGTTGACTTACAAAGGCTGCAAGACAGCATGAGCCAGGCCCTGGGGCTGAAAGCTGTGATTACCTACCCGGATGGGCAACCTCTCACCAAAATCTCCAACCCATGTCCTTTCTGTACCCTGCTTAATGCTAATCCGGAAGGAAGAGCCAGGTGCGCGGCTTCACGTGTAATCTCTGCCAGGGCTGCTACGGACGCAGGGAAAATGGTTCTCAGCACTTGCTATGCTGGGCTGGTGTACCTGGCAGTACCCCTGCAGGTAGCAGAGGAAGTAGTGGCGGTGCTGGTGGGCGGTGGCGTAGTGCTTAAGCCGCTGGCAGAAGAGGCAGTGGCCGAGCTGGCCCGAAAAACAGGTATTGACCGGGAAGAGCTTTTGGCAGCAGCCAAAACGATACCCGTTTGGGCTGAAGGGCGGCTTTGGGCTGCTATGGAAATGATACAGGCAGTAACGGAAACTGTAGCTCAGCTGCTGTATACCAGGCAAGAACTCCAGAAAAAAGTGGACGAGCTTACTACTCTCTTCGAGTTCAGCAAAGCAGTTTCCGGTAGTTTGCAGGTAGCTGAAGTCGCCCGGAAGGCGCTCCAGGCAGTGTTGGAATTGACTGGTGCCACCAGCGGGTCGGTGATCATGTTGCAGGAGGCGGCGCCAGGAGTACCACTAGAGCCTGAGGTGGCGGCTACCTTGGAGCCTTCTAGCAACTTAAAGGCTATTCCTTCAGGGGAAATAATAGCCGCCGTTAGGAGGGAAGCTATCGCCGCACACTTTGAAAGCCGTCCTGGAGGAGACACGTCCGAAGAAAAGCGGCCAGCAGTGGCGGTACCTCTTACAGTTGGGGGCAAAGTAACAGGGGTACTCACCCTAGCAGGTAAACCAGGGGGGCAACGCTTCACCGAAGAAGAAGCCACCTTCCTGGCCACCCTAGGTACTGTTCTGGGGCTGGCGTTGGAAAATGCCAGGCTTTTCCAGAAGGTGCAGGAAAGGGCAGCGATGCTTGAACGCCTAATCGAAGTAGGACAGGTATTATCGAGCCACCTGGATGTAGACCAAGTACTTGAATCGGTCCTGGCGAGTGTGAGGGACTTACTGGGAGCACAGTGGTGTCTCCTGCGGCTGCTTGACGAGGAAACGGGTGAGCTGGTGCTGAGAGCTAGCTTGGGCATAAGTCCGGAGTTGCAGAAAGAGATCGTCCGCGTCCGGCCGGAGGGCAATTTGCTGGGCAAGGTGCTCCAGACGGGAAAACCTGTCATTGTGGGAGATCTGGCTACTAGCGAACCCGATATGCGCCCGCCCCATTACGCAGCCGAAATGCGGTCACTAATTTCGGTGCCCGTGCGGGTCGGCAAAAAGATTCTGGGCACCTTGACGGTTTGTCATCCTACGCCGCATCATTGGAAGGAAGAAGAGGTTGGCTACCTGGCGACCATCGCTAGTCAGACAGGGCTGGCGCTGGAGAACGCCCGCCTTTACTCTTCCCTGCGAGAATACTACTTAAGTATCGTACAAGCCCTGGTGGCAGCCTTAGAGGCCAGGGACGTATACACGAAGGGACACTCCGTTCGGGTAGCTAAATGGGCACGCTCCTGCGCCCGTATACTGGGACTTAGTGCTGAAGAACAGGAACAGGTCTACCTGGCTGGTCTTCTACACGACTTGGGTAAAATTGGCGTACGGGAGGATATTCTTCTTAAAGCGGGTCCTCTAACTCCAGAAGAAAGAAAAGAGATGCAAAGGCATCCTGAAATAGGAGCCAGAATTCTGGAACCAGCCCGGTTTCCGGCAGAGGTCATTTTAGCTGTGCGGCACCACCACGAAGACTATGGGGGCGGTGGTTATCCGGCAGGCCTTCAAGGAGAAGAAATCCCCCTTCTTGCGCGCATAATCCGGGTGGCCGATGCTTACGACGCCATGACCTCCGCCAGGCCTTACAGGAAGGCACTTACCCCAGAGAAGGCGCGGGAGGAACTAAAACGGTGTGCAGGCCGGCAATTTGACCCTCGGGTGGTGGATGCATTTTTACGGATTCCGCAAGAGGAAATGGAAGATGTTTCCGGGGGGGGGGGCACTCTGTTAGATTTACTTGGCGAAATACTTTTTCTGCTGAGGCGGCCACATAAGCAGTCGAGCCGTCTGGGCTAA
- a CDS encoding GGDEF domain-containing response regulator, with protein MLALPEKSILLVDDSTLTRFSSKRVLEEKGYLVDEAASGQEALVKAREKGEPYDLVILDIHLPGMDGLAVLENLKRLPEYRYVPVMVVSVESSVSVVKRAIELGAVEYLCKPFSIEELVRRVEKLIGPGAKEEITPAELLQKVLRNEINRARRGGLKVALVLARSEGLGKGKIVECARQVRRRLREIDTVIELSRSTLALVLPLTGREGAQVVITKLAGLLPGTWSYGIAVYPDNGKDGEELFAYAEASLKESWEKKNPEVPVRQQPSDT; from the coding sequence TTGCTAGCCTTACCAGAGAAGAGCATCTTACTGGTAGATGACTCGACTCTTACCAGGTTTTCCTCCAAGAGGGTACTGGAGGAAAAGGGCTACCTGGTAGACGAAGCTGCCAGCGGCCAGGAGGCGCTGGTTAAGGCTAGGGAAAAAGGAGAACCGTACGACCTGGTGATCCTCGACATTCACCTCCCGGGAATGGACGGCCTAGCTGTACTAGAAAACCTTAAACGTCTACCGGAGTACCGGTACGTGCCGGTCATGGTAGTGTCGGTCGAGAGTAGCGTCTCAGTAGTCAAGCGGGCTATAGAACTGGGAGCCGTGGAGTACCTCTGCAAGCCCTTCTCGATAGAAGAGCTGGTGCGCCGCGTAGAAAAACTGATAGGCCCGGGTGCCAAGGAAGAGATTACTCCTGCAGAGTTGCTCCAAAAAGTACTCAGAAACGAGATCAACCGGGCGAGGAGGGGCGGGCTGAAGGTAGCCTTGGTTCTGGCCAGGTCTGAAGGGCTGGGCAAGGGAAAGATAGTGGAATGCGCCAGGCAGGTGCGGCGGCGCTTGCGCGAAATAGACACGGTCATAGAGCTCAGCAGGAGCACACTGGCGCTGGTTCTTCCCCTTACGGGGAGAGAAGGCGCACAGGTGGTAATAACGAAGCTGGCGGGGTTGTTGCCTGGGACCTGGAGTTACGGGATTGCAGTATACCCTGACAATGGCAAAGACGGGGAGGAGCTTTTCGCCTACGCCGAAGCTTCTTTAAAGGAGAGTTGGGAGAAGAAAAACCCCGAAGTGCCAGTCCGGCAGCAACCCTCCGACACTTAA
- a CDS encoding uracil-DNA glycosylase: MARATRSASGSLQLTFDDLAVPQTLEELEAVVKNCRKCPLAAGRTNVVFGEGNPHALLMFIGEGPGAEEDRQGRPFVGPAGQLLDRILAACGIKREEVYIANIVKCRPPGNRVPTKEEAEACLPYLRRQIELIRPKIIVLLGATALQYLVGSGARITKIRGQWLGPLYGAQIMPTYHPAALLRDASKKRPAWEDFKKVRDAYFGLKRQGL; encoded by the coding sequence ATGGCTAGGGCGACTAGATCGGCTTCGGGTAGTTTGCAACTGACTTTCGACGATCTGGCGGTGCCGCAGACACTAGAGGAACTGGAGGCGGTGGTAAAAAATTGTCGCAAGTGCCCGCTGGCGGCGGGCCGGACTAACGTGGTTTTTGGTGAGGGAAACCCGCACGCCCTACTTATGTTCATCGGTGAGGGTCCCGGGGCTGAAGAGGACCGGCAGGGGAGGCCCTTTGTCGGACCGGCGGGGCAGCTGCTCGACCGCATCCTGGCTGCCTGCGGGATAAAGCGGGAGGAGGTCTACATAGCCAACATTGTAAAGTGCCGTCCTCCGGGAAACCGGGTACCCACCAAGGAGGAGGCAGAAGCCTGCCTGCCCTACCTGCGGCGGCAGATCGAACTCATCCGGCCCAAGATAATTGTCTTGCTGGGAGCGACTGCCCTGCAGTACCTGGTGGGGTCGGGGGCCCGGATTACCAAAATACGCGGGCAGTGGCTGGGACCCCTTTACGGAGCCCAGATCATGCCCACTTATCATCCAGCAGCTTTGCTGCGCGACGCCAGCAAGAAACGCCCGGCCTGGGAAGATTTCAAAAAGGTCAGAGACGCTTACTTTGGCCTTAAAAGACAAGGGCTCTAA
- a CDS encoding energy-coupling factor ABC transporter ATP-binding protein — protein sequence MAAVFELRHVSYRYPTGETALEDISITVRPGECLILVGPNGSGKSTFLKLLAGLIFPFEGEVWAFGKPITPALLNDPEESYAFRRRVGLVLQNVEAQLFCPTVWDEVAFGPLHLGWDREQIEKRVDETLKLMQLESLRERFPHRLSGGEKKKVALASVLVIDPEVLLLDEPTANLDPRSQKWLLHFLMELTSQGKTVVMATHELHLLPFLADRIAILGDDHRLWAVGAPEEVLRDRNLLLRAHLVPEESWLRGMVNG from the coding sequence CTGGCGGCAGTCTTTGAGTTGCGCCACGTAAGCTACCGGTATCCCACGGGAGAGACGGCCCTGGAAGACATATCTATCACCGTAAGGCCGGGAGAATGCCTCATCCTGGTGGGACCTAATGGTTCGGGAAAGTCCACTTTCCTCAAACTGCTGGCGGGGCTAATCTTTCCCTTTGAAGGGGAAGTGTGGGCTTTCGGCAAACCTATTACACCCGCCCTTCTAAACGACCCGGAAGAGTCCTATGCCTTCCGGCGGCGGGTGGGGTTGGTGCTACAAAATGTGGAGGCCCAGCTTTTCTGCCCCACCGTTTGGGACGAAGTGGCTTTTGGTCCCCTGCATCTGGGTTGGGACCGGGAACAGATAGAGAAGCGGGTCGATGAAACCCTCAAGCTCATGCAACTGGAATCCTTGCGGGAGCGCTTTCCGCACCGGCTGTCCGGCGGTGAGAAAAAGAAGGTGGCTTTGGCCTCCGTGCTGGTAATAGACCCGGAGGTTCTTCTGCTGGACGAGCCCACGGCCAACCTCGACCCTCGTTCGCAAAAGTGGCTCCTGCATTTTTTAATGGAGCTCACTAGTCAAGGAAAAACGGTAGTCATGGCCACGCACGAGCTTCATCTGCTGCCATTCTTAGCTGACCGGATAGCCATCTTAGGGGATGACCACCGGCTATGGGCCGTAGGAGCGCCGGAAGAAGTTCTACGCGACCGAAACCTGCTTTTGCGGGCGCACTTGGTACCGGAAGAGAGCTGGCTTAGGGGGATGGTGAATGGCTAG
- a CDS encoding CooT family nickel-binding protein produces MCEANAYLRNGDKEELILEAVDKVRPFDDGLLLEDIYGRRKFIRAKIKELALVDHKIILERE; encoded by the coding sequence ATGTGCGAGGCCAACGCCTATCTCAGAAACGGAGACAAGGAGGAGCTGATTCTGGAGGCGGTGGACAAGGTCCGCCCCTTCGACGACGGTCTTCTCTTGGAAGACATATACGGCAGGCGGAAGTTCATACGGGCCAAGATAAAGGAGCTGGCGCTGGTCGACCACAAGATAATCCTGGAAAGGGAGTAG
- a CDS encoding cation:proton antiporter, producing MPEVGFGGLVILFLGVSVAILLARRTRFCSIPLLIFLGAFLGPHAPQTTFINLRLLEPTESMALMAKLGLIFLLFHLGLEFSVTRLLEKVPVLAKSGSLYVGLNFLRGLLLGWLLFRSGLDSWAIAGITAFSSSAIVARLLVELKRTANPETEYILGLLVWEDIFVALYLAFFSALLFSPPEGRWLRLLGGVLAAAGILAILLGGRKLKPCLDRLLDLKHGESVLVTTFALLLLTVYLCSRVGIAEGVGALVLGMILAETRHAKLLVSLFAPLKDLLGGVFFFVVGMGIDYRHFLPATDKAVLAALVTVLGNLVVGWLSAYLAGYRGRAAFNVGATMMARGEFAIIIAGLAVEGGASSLLEPVAALYVFLLALVSPLLARHSRRIYSFLSKVPALFGRA from the coding sequence GTGCCCGAGGTAGGATTTGGTGGATTAGTAATCCTCTTTTTAGGGGTCAGTGTGGCCATTCTGCTGGCCCGGCGGACGCGCTTTTGTTCTATCCCCCTGCTCATCTTCTTAGGGGCTTTTCTGGGACCCCATGCTCCTCAGACTACCTTTATAAACCTGCGCTTGCTTGAGCCCACGGAATCCATGGCCCTGATGGCCAAGCTGGGGCTTATTTTTCTCCTCTTTCACCTGGGGCTGGAGTTTTCCGTAACCCGCTTGCTAGAGAAAGTGCCAGTGCTGGCCAAAAGCGGAAGCCTTTACGTAGGGCTCAATTTCCTGCGCGGGCTTCTCTTGGGCTGGCTTTTGTTCCGCTCCGGGCTTGATTCCTGGGCTATAGCAGGGATAACTGCCTTTTCTAGTAGCGCTATCGTGGCCCGTCTCTTAGTGGAGCTCAAGCGCACGGCTAACCCGGAGACGGAATACATCCTAGGTCTCCTGGTCTGGGAAGACATTTTCGTAGCCCTTTACCTGGCTTTCTTTTCCGCTTTACTTTTCTCTCCTCCGGAAGGCCGGTGGCTGAGGTTGCTGGGGGGAGTGCTGGCCGCCGCCGGGATCTTGGCCATTTTACTGGGGGGAAGAAAGCTTAAACCCTGCTTGGACCGCTTGCTGGATCTTAAGCACGGAGAATCGGTTCTAGTCACCACCTTTGCCCTCCTTCTGCTCACCGTCTACCTTTGCTCGCGCGTGGGGATAGCCGAGGGAGTAGGGGCGCTGGTGCTGGGCATGATCCTGGCAGAGACCAGGCACGCCAAGCTCTTAGTTTCTCTCTTTGCCCCGCTTAAGGACCTCTTAGGGGGCGTATTTTTCTTTGTCGTGGGCATGGGCATAGACTACCGGCATTTTCTGCCGGCGACGGACAAGGCAGTGCTAGCCGCCCTGGTTACCGTGCTGGGCAACTTGGTGGTGGGCTGGCTTAGCGCCTATCTGGCTGGCTACCGGGGAAGGGCGGCTTTTAACGTGGGAGCCACCATGATGGCTCGGGGCGAGTTTGCCATAATCATAGCCGGTTTGGCGGTAGAGGGAGGAGCCAGTTCCTTGCTGGAGCCGGTGGCCGCCCTTTACGTCTTCCTTTTGGCGCTGGTGAGCCCCCTTCTGGCCCGCCATTCCCGCCGCATCTACTCGTTTTTGTCTAAGGTGCCGGCACTTTTCGGCCGTGCTTGA